The Chitinimonas arctica region CGAGGCATACATAAAACCGGAAAATAGCGGGACGCCGAACAGCTTGGTGTAGCCGTAGTCGGTATAAGCCCAGGATTTGATGCCGGCGGAAGTCTTGAATACCTCCAGCACAAAACCGACGATATGGAACAGACAAACAGCCTTCAACTCGTCGAGGGTTTCCAGCTTGGTCGCCACCATCGCTAGCTGTATCCCCACGGCGACGATCAATAACACGTCATAGCGGGGTACGCCCAGCACGCCGCTGCGTGGCAGCAGAAATACCGCGGCGAAGAACAAGCCGACGAACAGGCAGGCTCGCGCTTCCTTGATGCCGAAGTACCAAAACTCGGCCAGAAAGCGCGCCATGCCGGTCAGGCCGTGGCGTGTGTGGGACGCCATCAGGCTCCGGTCGATCAACGTCAACGGCATGTATTCTTTACTCTGGTAGCGGTGTTCGGCGTGCTTCGCCCGATCTTCAGTGCGGACGCGGTGTTGGCATCCACCGCCTGGCGGTGGCTATCGTTCCACACTGTGCTACCAGCATTTTACTGTGCTTCAACGCCGACGGCCTTGGTCAAATTGCGACTTTGCCTGCAAGGGGCTTGTCGCGGGAAATTCGATGGGCGGTAAAAGGGCGGGCAAGAGAAAGGCAGCCCACTACCAGGGAGGGCTGCGCCAGGAGGCAGGCATTTCCGGCTTGAATTACGTCTGTCCACTAGGTGTGTGTATTTCTATCCCTTTGGTCGCAAATACCGCAGCTAACTAGCTTCGCGAATTCTCATCATGGCGAACAATCGAGCGATGCGCTTGCGCGGAGGGGGAACGCAAGCGTTTTGCTCTTGGCGAGCGTGCGCGTTTTACTCAATAAATTCAAGCGATTGCGACCTACTACTATTGATAGTCTTCTGTTGTCCCGACCTGTTATTCGCCGGAAACCGGTTCGGCACTCTGCTTGCTAACTACGCTGACGACGGGAGGCTTTCCTCTTATCGAAGGCCCTCCTTCCTCCACGTCGTCCGTGCAATCAGGCTTTGGATCCGCGAAATCCAAAACATATCGGCCCGGCAATCCAGGAATAGCGGGAGGAGTCGTGATCCTGTTCCTGTGCCTTCATATCCCGCCACCATAAAAAGGTGAACCCCGCCAAGATTAAAAATAACACCGTCGATGAATAGGATGTGAGCTCGGTTATGGCATACGCCCGTTTCAGCGTAGTGGAGCATGCATCCGTGCATAACACCCGGTGAAGTATGCTTGAGCCGGCTGCCACGCATGTGGAAATGCCGGCGCCTAGTGCCATGCCGACAAAGGTTTTTTTTGATAAATCGACATTTCTTTTTTTTGCCTCGGCCTCATTGAGTTCAACATTTTCAAGTGCGCTAGCTGCATTTTTCAATGGAATGGTTGAACCCGAGCAGAAATCGAGCAAGGGTGTATAGGAATTCGGTGAAGTGCTGGCTTCGGTATAGCCCTGGTTAATGCTGATGATGTCGTAATCCGGGACATATCTGTCGCTGGGCGGTGGTGTACGCATGATTGTAGGTGCTTCCCCGTAAATAGATTTAATAGCTTGGATTGACTGGGTTTATACGTGCCCCGTGTCTGCATTACGTGACTTTCGGAAACTAAATATGGCTACGGGATTTTGCTATATATGCGTCGGCGCAAGCCGCACAATGAAATTTAGCCCGCATGGAAGCGGGCTAAAGTCAGGACGAACACGGAATTCGTTAGGCCTTCGATGTCCCAGGCTTGTCGGCCTGATGGCATCGTTCCCTCCGGCCACGATGGCGGCCGTTCAGGGTGCCTCGCGGTTTCTCGTTATTGCTGCCATAAGTCCGAGAGGCGCCCTCGAAAAGGGGATAACGCGGGCTTTCCTCTCCTGCTTAGGTTGCCGGCTCAGCCGTCAAAATTCAAGCCCTTACGCTAAATATTGAATCCGTCCGCATAGCCCTGGCCGCGCGTCGGCGGGCACGTACGTTGCTGTAAATAAGCGGTATTCCGGGTCCCTGCCTTGCGCCGCCTAGGTCTCGCGCCGTGGTCCTGTCCGACGGACGAACGATGGCTTTCCAGCCACATATGAAGGAGATAGCGATGAGCTTGGGTACCCTGTTATTGATCGTATTGATCTTGGTGCTGATCGGCGCCTTTCCCACCTGGCCGCATAGCCGCAACTGGGGTTATGGCCCCAGCGGCGGCCTGGGCCTGGTGGTCGTCGTCCTGGTTGTATTGGTGCTGATGGGTCGAATTTGAGGAGGCCGGCATGCCGCTGTCGCTTCGGGAGAGCGAACAGCTATTCGATGTCCTGAATCCGATAGTGGCAGCCGGGAAACGATACAACCCTCAGTAGTAATTTCGACATGGTTGTTGAAGTCAGCACAGCAAGTGGGGCTGGAAGAGGGTAAGCGTGTACAGCTCTACCATCTTCCAATTAATTCATATCGTTCTCGTGGCATCCCGGGCAGCGTGATGTAGTCGTGTAAGGCAGCAGGGAGCGTGTAGGTAGATTTTGTCTTGGCACGGTATTCGCTTTTTCTCGTTCAGACAGACTCTTCACAACGATAAAAAATGAAGGTGACCATCATGAGCAAGCACACCAACTCGTCGCAGCAGGACTTCTCAAGAACGGCGCAGGCATTCGGACCCTCCAGTGGCGCCGTGCTCTATACGGAGACAGGTGCGGGAACCGCCCCGGTACGTTCGCTCACGGCATTGTCTACCGATCGGCCCGAGCAAGGCGCCCTGTTGCTGAAGCTGGATCTGGAAAAAGGCGCCTGGGCTCTAGGTTTGAGTCATGGCCAGATTGGTTTTTTGCGGCCGGTGCTGCGCAAATATGCCGATCATGCGCGTCGCGAATATGTCGGCGAGATCCTCGAAATGGACTATCCCTTACCTGCGCCGGAGGACGACATGTTGCTGAGCACGCCCTATGCGGTGGAAGATATCTTTAGCGAGATCGGCAGTGACGATCGCCTTCATTTGACGCTAAGTGGCGGGACATTACCGAAGGAGCTGGCCATTTGCATGACCCTGAGCCAGGGTGACCAGCTGTTGCGTTATATCGAAGCCCGCACGGCGTGATCAGCCTTGGCCGGCGCCGTCGGTCTCGACATGCCACCAGCCGGGTAACAGCCGGCGCACCTTAGGGTCGGCATAACGGTCGTCTATCAGATAGAGCACGCCGCGGTCCGTTGGACTGCGGATCACCCGGCCGGCCGCTTGCACGACCTTTTGCAGGCCGGGGTATAGATAGGCGTAGTCCTGGCCTCGTCCGAACAACGCATGCAGGCATTCGCGCCGCTGTTCATTGACCGGATTGAATTGCGGTAAGCCCAGGGTGGCGACAAAGGCGCCGATCAATTGCTCGCCCGGTAGATCGACGCCTTCGGCAAAGGCCCCGCCCAGTACGGCGAATCCTATGCCCTGGGAGGACAGTCGAAATCTTTCCAGAAAAGCGGCCCGGGCCAATTCATCCATTTGGCGCGACTGCCGCCATTGCGGAATTTCCACGGCCTGTTTGGCAAGCTCGTCCGCGATCTCTTTCAGGTAATCGAAGCTGCTGAAAAAGGCCAGATAATTGCCCGGCAGTTGCCGATATTGCCGGGCGATCAGGGTGGCAATGGGTTGTCGAGAAGCGTCGCGGTCCCGGTAGCGGGTGGAGACCTGTGAAATCAAGTGCACCGTCAGTTGTTCCGCCCTGAAAGGAGATTCCACCGTCAGGCGGGGTGTGTCGGTCGGCATGCCCAGCATGCCGCAGTAATAGTCGGCTGGGCTAAGGGTGGCGGAGAACAGTACGTAGCTGTGTGCGCTTGCCAGCCGTGGGCCGAGAAAGGGCGCCGGGACGAAATTCCGTAGGCAAATCGTACTGTGCTTGCGGCCTTTTCCGCCGGGTCGATTGCTCTGGTCGAAGACGGAGTGCGGACCGAAGCTTTCAGCCAGGCGCAGGAAGTGCGTCAAGTCGAAATAGAAGCGTAACAGCGGTGCATCCAGCACCATGGGCTGGGCGTTCAGATAGTCGATGATGGCCTTGCCCGCCTGCTGCAGCACGGCAAGCAGCGAACCGGGTGGTTCGGCATAGGCTTGGTAAGGTGTTTGCTGGGCTGCTTCGAATTGGCGCCAGGCTCGCGCCAGTTTCTGCAATGGCCCCTTCAGCTCCGGCAGTTTGCGCTGGCGCAGCGCGACCAGATGGCTGCTGTCCAATTCGGCGCTATACATGGCACGGCCACGGTCCACCAGATTGTGTGCTTCGTCTACCAGCACACCTACCCGCCATTCGTTGGCGACACGTAAACCGTGCAATAAGGCGGTAAAGTCGAAGTAATAGTTGTAGTCGCCGACCACCACATCCACCCATCGCACCAAGTCCTGGCTCAGGTAATAAGGGCAGACCGCGTGGGTTTGCGCCACCGCCTGCAGCGTGCTCCGATCCAGTAAGCCGTGTTCCACCGCCGCCGCGCGCGCCACCGGCAGGCGGTCATAGAAACCTCTTGCCAAGGGGCAGGCTTCGCCATGACAGGCACGATCGGGATGCACGCAGGCCTTATCGCGGGCAGTCAACTCCAGCACACGGAGCGGGGTGCCTTCCTGGCGCAGCTTGCTTAGCGCATCGAGCGCCAATTGACGGCCAGGCGTCTTGGCGGAGAGAAAGTAGATCTTGTCGTGGCCGCTCGCGGGCATGGCCTTGAGCAAGGGAAACAGGGTGCCCAGGGTTTTGCCTACGCCTGTCGGCGCCTCCGCCAGCAAGGGGCGTCCCAGACGAGCTCCCCGGTAGACCGATTCGGCCAGTTGCCGTTGTCCCGCATGAAGCGCGCCGAAGGGAAAGGCGAGGTCCGTCAGATAGGTGTCACGTTCCGCCCGGTGCCGCAATTGCGCCTCGGCCCAGGCCAGGAATCGATCGCAGAGCGAGCCGAAAAACTGTTCCAGCCCGTCCGCCTGCCAATCTTCCAGCAATAAGGTTTCATGCTGGCGATCGACATGGTAATAGACCAGCCCCACCTGGATGGCCGGCAAGCCCAGTTGCCGGCATAGCAGGCAGGCATAGACCCTCGCTTGCGCCCAGTGCAACTGACGATGGTTGTCCGGCATGGCAGCCAGTTCGCCTCGGTAGGTCTTGATCTCCTCCACGCGCTGCCGATCCGCATCGTAGCCGTCGCAGCGACCCCGGACGGTCAATGCGCCGTGCGTGCCGGATAGCGCGACTTCGCTGCGGTAATCGCCCGTGCGCTGCTTGCTGACGCTGAGATGGCCCGCCATGCCTTCCTCCGCCGTGGGGGCAGGCGTGAAGCGCAGATCCAGGTCGCCATGCTTGGCGGAGAACTCGCATAGCTCCCTGACGGCGATGCGATAGCTCATTCCAGCCAGCTCACGTAATAGACCTGTACTTCCACACCATGGGCGAGGAAGTAGCGGAGCCAACGTGTCTGGTTGTCCTGCAAGCGATCACCGGGACCCTTTACCTCGATCAAGGCGTAGCGCTGTTCGGCTGGCCAGAATTGCACCAGATCGGGCAAGCCGGCCCGATTGCCGGGCAGGTCCTGCAGCATGCGCCGGAAGATCAGGCCGAGATGGGCGGCGGGGATGCAATGCAGGGCGAGCGCCAGTAGATCTTCATTAAGTGCTGGCCAGTGCACGAAGGGATTCTGGATGCCCTGTTTGGCGCGAAAGCGCGCCGGAATGGTGGCGCGGTAGCGTTCGTTATCCAGTTCGGCCAGGCAATCGTCGAAAAGGCCCTGCCGGCGGGAATGAAAGTGTGGGCTGCCAAGGTCGGCAGGGCCTGTTTGAAAGGGATGAAAGAAGGCGCCGGGGAGAGGTGCGAAGATGGCAGGCCAGCACAATAGGCCAAACAGACCGTTCAGGAGCAGGTTTTCGACGTAGTGGACCGGTGCTGTTGCTTGATGAAGATGGTCGCGCACCGCTAGCTCCACCTGCTGCGTGGGGCGGGGTAGGCATAAGGACTGCTTGGGGAGCGTGGGCGCAGTGGGGCGCTCGTGGGGCAAGCCCAGACGCCGCGCCAATCTGGGCCGCAGGCGATCCAATTGCTGGCGATCCTGCTCGCTACAGCCCGCATCCAGGTGCGCGGAGATAAAGTTTTGGGCTTCCGCATGCCGGTTGGATTGCTCCAGCACCCGCGCCAGCCGGAAGGCCGCGCCGGGATAGT contains the following coding sequences:
- a CDS encoding ATP-dependent DNA helicase, coding for MSYRIAVRELCEFSAKHGDLDLRFTPAPTAEEGMAGHLSVSKQRTGDYRSEVALSGTHGALTVRGRCDGYDADRQRVEEIKTYRGELAAMPDNHRQLHWAQARVYACLLCRQLGLPAIQVGLVYYHVDRQHETLLLEDWQADGLEQFFGSLCDRFLAWAEAQLRHRAERDTYLTDLAFPFGALHAGQRQLAESVYRGARLGRPLLAEAPTGVGKTLGTLFPLLKAMPASGHDKIYFLSAKTPGRQLALDALSKLRQEGTPLRVLELTARDKACVHPDRACHGEACPLARGFYDRLPVARAAAVEHGLLDRSTLQAVAQTHAVCPYYLSQDLVRWVDVVVGDYNYYFDFTALLHGLRVANEWRVGVLVDEAHNLVDRGRAMYSAELDSSHLVALRQRKLPELKGPLQKLARAWRQFEAAQQTPYQAYAEPPGSLLAVLQQAGKAIIDYLNAQPMVLDAPLLRFYFDLTHFLRLAESFGPHSVFDQSNRPGGKGRKHSTICLRNFVPAPFLGPRLASAHSYVLFSATLSPADYYCGMLGMPTDTPRLTVESPFRAEQLTVHLISQVSTRYRDRDASRQPIATLIARQYRQLPGNYLAFFSSFDYLKEIADELAKQAVEIPQWRQSRQMDELARAAFLERFRLSSQGIGFAVLGGAFAEGVDLPGEQLIGAFVATLGLPQFNPVNEQRRECLHALFGRGQDYAYLYPGLQKVVQAAGRVIRSPTDRGVLYLIDDRYADPKVRRLLPGWWHVETDGAGQG
- a CDS encoding DUF3309 family protein, which produces MSLGTLLLIVLILVLIGAFPTWPHSRNWGYGPSGGLGLVVVVLVVLVLMGRI